One genomic window of Desulfuromonas sp. AOP6 includes the following:
- the argH gene encoding argininosuccinate lyase produces MMSEKPWAGRFTQPTDKFVEEFTASIDFDKRMYRYDIQGSIAHARMLARQGIIGAEDAEQIISGLESILTDIEGGNFEFKVSLEDIHMNIEARLIERIGAVGGKLHTARSRNDQVALDVRLYLRDELKEILGYLRRLQESLLQQAEKNLAVIMPGYTHLQTAQPVLFSHHMLAYYEMIKRDAGRFADVLKRLNVLPLGAGALAGTTFPIDREFVAEQLGFDGVTRNSLDSVSDRDFALEFCAASAILMMHLSRLSEELILWSSADFHFIELTDAFCTGSSIMPQKKNPDVPELVRGKTGRVYGNLISLLTLMKSLPLAYNKDMQEDKEPLFDTIDTIKGSLKIFADMIAEMKVQAENMRVAAARGFSTATDVADYVVRKGLPFRQAHEVVGKTVRYCIEHGKDIPELSLEEFRQFSELIGKDIYDFVTLEASVNARRATGGTAREAVEREIARARQELV; encoded by the coding sequence ATCATGAGTGAAAAACCCTGGGCCGGGCGCTTTACCCAGCCCACCGACAAATTTGTGGAAGAGTTCACCGCCTCCATCGATTTCGACAAACGCATGTACCGCTACGATATCCAGGGCTCCATCGCCCACGCCCGCATGCTGGCCCGTCAGGGCATCATCGGCGCCGAGGACGCCGAGCAGATCATCAGCGGCCTGGAGAGCATCCTGACCGACATCGAAGGGGGCAACTTCGAATTCAAGGTTTCCCTGGAAGACATCCATATGAACATCGAGGCTCGCCTTATCGAGCGCATCGGCGCCGTCGGCGGCAAGCTGCACACGGCCCGCTCCCGCAATGACCAGGTGGCCCTGGACGTGCGCCTCTACCTGCGTGACGAGCTCAAGGAGATCCTGGGCTACCTGCGCCGCCTGCAGGAATCGCTGCTGCAGCAGGCTGAAAAGAACCTCGCCGTCATCATGCCCGGCTATACCCATCTGCAGACGGCGCAGCCGGTGCTCTTTTCCCATCACATGCTCGCCTATTACGAGATGATCAAGCGCGACGCCGGCCGCTTCGCCGACGTGCTCAAGCGCCTTAACGTGCTCCCCTTGGGGGCTGGGGCCCTGGCCGGCACCACCTTCCCTATCGACCGCGAATTCGTCGCCGAGCAGCTCGGCTTCGACGGCGTCACGCGCAACAGCCTCGATTCGGTCTCCGATCGCGATTTCGCCCTGGAGTTCTGCGCTGCCAGCGCCATCCTGATGATGCACCTCTCCCGCCTGTCGGAAGAGCTCATCCTCTGGTCTTCCGCCGACTTCCACTTCATCGAGCTCACCGACGCTTTCTGCACCGGCAGCAGCATCATGCCGCAGAAGAAGAACCCCGACGTTCCCGAGCTGGTGCGCGGCAAGACCGGCCGCGTCTACGGCAACCTCATCAGCTTGCTGACCCTGATGAAATCCCTGCCGCTGGCCTACAACAAGGATATGCAGGAAGACAAGGAGCCCCTCTTCGACACCATCGACACCATCAAGGGGAGCCTGAAGATCTTCGCCGACATGATCGCCGAAATGAAGGTGCAGGCCGAGAACATGCGGGTGGCCGCCGCCCGCGGTTTTTCTACCGCCACCGATGTGGCCGACTACGTTGTGCGCAAGGGTCTACCCTTCCGTCAGGCCCACGAGGTGGTAGGCAAGACGGTGCGCTACTGCATCGAGCACGGCAAGGACATCCCCGAGCTTTCCCTTGAGGAATTCCGCCAGTTCTCGGAACTGATCGGCAAGGACATCTACGACTTCGTGACCCTGGAGGCCTCCGTCAACGCCCGCCGCGCCACCGGCGGCACCGCCCGTGAAGCGGTGGAGCGCGAGATCGCCCGCGCCCGCCAGGAACTGGTCTGA